One stretch of Clostridiales bacterium DNA includes these proteins:
- a CDS encoding HDIG domain-containing protein yields the protein MADAEKQNEITHKQNAYAPPKSAYFWLAGIFAVVFAAIYIALVLFVHFVSTGEGILGINEAEAYTLYVFVFAFFLIALYIYIVLSRRELLFSLKRAGALMTVFTFVVVVNIVLIAFSPYLICVALTAMLVLPFSKKSDAFVLNAFSCWISSFVLIATLEISQFPAVAFTLLAGMICGAVATYTFPNNMTRVGAILRSFVACVSTVAVYFVLLSTYQLSFAPFIDNIMYIGVSVAGELLLSVVLVPVVEWIFNLTSDFRLMELTNHKAPLIKRLAEEAPGTFNHCLAVANFAEICAEAVGEDPYLARACAYYHDVGKLNNVEYFTENQAGYNPHDEILPEVSAEIIRNHTVDGYELCKQFRIPEEVARVAIEHHGTQPIMYFYNKAKSLTDGDVDMDEYRYYGEIPTGKIGAIIMICDSAEAAIRAMDNPTGDKVDKLLRSMIDERLKLGQFDNCAITMKDLTAIREAIVGAYGGLYHKRIKYNNGKNSGGAHV from the coding sequence ATGGCAGACGCGGAAAAACAGAATGAAATAACGCATAAGCAAAACGCTTACGCCCCGCCCAAGAGCGCGTACTTTTGGCTTGCGGGTATTTTCGCCGTGGTGTTTGCGGCGATCTACATAGCGCTCGTATTGTTCGTTCACTTCGTTTCGACGGGCGAGGGCATACTCGGTATAAACGAGGCGGAAGCGTACACGCTGTACGTGTTCGTATTCGCGTTCTTTTTGATTGCGCTGTATATCTATATAGTTTTGTCGCGCAGGGAATTGCTGTTCTCGCTTAAACGCGCGGGCGCGCTCATGACGGTGTTCACCTTCGTCGTCGTCGTGAATATCGTTCTCATTGCGTTCAGCCCGTACTTGATTTGCGTGGCGCTTACCGCAATGCTCGTGCTCCCGTTCTCCAAAAAGAGCGACGCGTTCGTGCTCAACGCGTTCTCGTGCTGGATATCGTCGTTCGTGCTTATTGCAACGCTCGAAATAAGCCAGTTCCCGGCGGTCGCGTTCACGCTACTTGCCGGCATGATCTGCGGCGCGGTCGCAACGTATACCTTCCCCAACAACATGACGCGCGTCGGCGCTATTTTGCGCTCGTTCGTCGCGTGCGTATCGACGGTTGCCGTATACTTCGTATTGCTGTCCACTTATCAGCTGTCGTTTGCGCCGTTTATCGATAACATAATGTATATCGGCGTATCGGTAGCGGGCGAGCTTTTGCTCTCCGTCGTTCTCGTTCCCGTCGTCGAATGGATATTCAATCTAACGAGCGACTTCCGCCTTATGGAGCTCACAAACCATAAAGCTCCGCTTATCAAACGGCTCGCCGAGGAAGCGCCCGGCACGTTCAACCACTGCTTGGCGGTAGCCAACTTCGCCGAGATTTGCGCCGAAGCGGTGGGCGAAGACCCCTATCTTGCCCGTGCCTGCGCGTACTACCACGACGTGGGTAAGCTCAATAACGTAGAGTATTTCACCGAGAACCAAGCGGGCTACAACCCGCACGACGAGATACTTCCCGAAGTATCCGCCGAGATCATTCGCAATCACACGGTCGACGGGTACGAGCTGTGCAAGCAGTTCCGTATTCCCGAGGAAGTCGCGCGCGTTGCGATAGAGCATCACGGCACGCAGCCCATTATGTATTTCTACAATAAAGCCAAATCGCTCACCGACGGCGACGTCGATATGGACGAATATCGCTACTACGGCGAAATTCCCACAGGCAAGATCGGCGCGATAATCATGATCTGCGACAGTGCGGAAGCGGCGATACGCGCCATGGACAACCCCACGGGCGACAAGGTGGATAAACTGCTTAGAAGCATGATCGACGAGCGGCTCAAACTCGGTCAGTTCGATAACTGCGCTATCACTATGAAAGACCTCACCGCGATACGCGAGGCGATAGTCGGCGCGTACGGCGGTCTGTACCACAAGCGCATCAAGTACAACAACGGCAAGAACAGCGGGGGCGCTCATGTTTAG
- a CDS encoding GTPase Era, protein MFRLTGDVRQGFNRLAGIIFHTLKLKGNATVDIEIIDDAEMQTLNRETRGKDATTDVLSYPALDKITDFTQANYPNDYDTKQRAVVLGEIAINEDAVKRQAEEFGTGDREIFYLFVHGMLHLLGYDHMTEPDKKKMREVEEQVLAEQDKSVVVAVVGRPNAGKSSIVNAIVGEKVSIVSPKPQTTRDRITGIYTEGARQIVFLDTPGMFKPRTKLDEHMDKSIKSSLAGDADVVLVVLDSTKGLTEADEKLITERLKCRAPLCVAVNKTDLKGYAGVYPILEKLNPLMSQSTGRSIKDVIPTSCRNGNNIELLKNALLDECKDGGFLFPEDEFTDRPIKFLIAETVREKALLFLQDEIPHGVGVSVRKVDEDSTPVHISCDVIVDKQSHKQIVIGDGGEMIKRIGQSARRDIEKLIDCSVYLELFVKVRPGWRDRSDILKDIGY, encoded by the coding sequence ATGTTTAGACTTACGGGCGACGTTCGACAGGGCTTCAACCGCCTTGCGGGAATAATCTTCCACACGCTTAAATTAAAGGGGAACGCAACCGTCGATATCGAAATTATCGACGACGCGGAAATGCAAACGCTCAACCGCGAAACGCGCGGCAAGGACGCCACGACCGACGTTTTGAGCTATCCCGCGCTCGATAAGATAACCGACTTTACGCAAGCGAACTATCCCAACGATTACGACACAAAGCAAAGAGCGGTCGTGCTCGGCGAGATAGCGATAAACGAGGACGCGGTGAAACGCCAAGCCGAGGAGTTCGGCACGGGCGACCGCGAGATTTTCTATCTGTTCGTTCACGGTATGCTCCACCTTTTGGGCTACGACCACATGACGGAGCCCGACAAAAAGAAAATGCGCGAGGTCGAGGAGCAGGTGCTCGCCGAACAGGACAAGTCGGTCGTCGTTGCCGTAGTAGGCAGACCGAACGCGGGCAAGTCCTCTATCGTCAACGCAATAGTGGGCGAAAAGGTGTCTATTGTTTCGCCTAAGCCGCAAACCACGCGCGACAGGATAACGGGCATCTACACCGAGGGCGCAAGGCAAATTGTTTTCCTGGATACCCCCGGAATGTTCAAGCCGCGTACCAAGCTTGACGAGCACATGGATAAGAGCATAAAAAGCTCGCTCGCGGGCGACGCGGACGTAGTGCTCGTAGTGCTCGACAGCACCAAGGGGCTTACCGAAGCCGACGAAAAGCTCATTACCGAGCGGCTCAAATGCCGCGCGCCGCTGTGCGTTGCGGTTAATAAAACCGACCTAAAAGGCTATGCGGGCGTGTATCCCATACTCGAAAAGCTAAACCCGTTAATGTCGCAAAGCACGGGCAGATCGATAAAGGACGTTATCCCTACGAGCTGCCGTAACGGCAATAATATAGAACTTTTAAAGAACGCGCTTCTTGACGAGTGCAAGGACGGCGGATTCTTATTCCCCGAGGACGAGTTCACCGATCGCCCGATAAAGTTCCTAATCGCCGAGACCGTGCGCGAAAAAGCGTTACTGTTTTTGCAGGACGAGATACCGCACGGCGTGGGCGTGAGCGTAAGAAAGGTTGACGAGGACAGCACGCCCGTACATATTTCGTGCGACGTTATCGTCGATAAGCAATCGCATAAGCAAATAGTTATAGGCGACGGCGGGGAAATGATAAAAAGAATCGGGCAGTCGGCGCGTCGAGATATAGAAAAGCTTATCGATTGCTCGGTCTATCTCGAACTGTTCGTCAAGGTTCGCCCAGGCTGGCGCGACCGAAGCGACATACTAAAAGATATAGGGTATTGA
- the recO gene encoding DNA repair protein RecO, with the protein MTDFTDKCIVLKISDYRDDDRLAKVLTCDNGMKTVHLRGVKKAKAKLKPFAQAFAVFDTRLLANRGTFLTPVEPLLIQDGFSLCSDLKIFTAASVAAEATVCAIYDEEPHTDVFLSFLKLIKHLQAGEDAYYQAAAYMCELLEFSGFYRNYGCDGEPKTPVQLLGYAQKHGYGEFGDKDLSRRALKYVCGEFERNFDTRLKSVDSIDLYAD; encoded by the coding sequence ATGACCGACTTTACCGATAAATGCATAGTGCTTAAAATAAGCGACTACCGCGACGACGATAGGCTGGCAAAGGTCTTGACTTGCGACAACGGTATGAAAACGGTCCATCTTCGCGGCGTGAAAAAAGCAAAAGCAAAATTAAAGCCGTTCGCTCAGGCATTCGCGGTGTTCGACACGCGGTTATTGGCTAATCGCGGCACGTTCCTTACTCCCGTGGAACCGCTCCTGATACAGGACGGCTTTTCGTTGTGCTCGGACTTGAAAATATTCACAGCCGCGTCGGTCGCCGCCGAAGCGACGGTGTGCGCCATATACGACGAAGAACCTCATACCGACGTGTTTTTGAGTTTTTTAAAACTCATTAAGCATTTGCAAGCAGGTGAGGACGCGTACTATCAGGCGGCGGCGTATATGTGCGAGCTTCTCGAATTCAGCGGGTTTTATCGCAATTACGGCTGCGACGGCGAACCGAAAACTCCCGTGCAGTTATTAGGTTATGCGCAAAAGCACGGATACGGCGAGTTCGGCGATAAAGATTTATCCCGTCGCGCTCTCAAATATGTATGCGGCGAGTTCGAACGCAATTTCGACACGCGGTTAAAGAGCGTGGATTCAATCGACCTATATGCCGATTGA
- a CDS encoding pyruvate, phosphate dikinase gives MAKKYCYLFTEGNAGMRELLGGKGANLAEMTNIGLPVPQGFTISTEACTQYYEDGRKINDGIQKEIMTYIDKMEKICGKKFGDKENPLLVSVRSGARASMPGMMDTILNLGLNETVVNTIATKSGNPRWAWDCYRRFIQMFSDVVMEVGKKYFEKLIDEMKEKKGVTQDVDLNADDLKALAMQFKAEYKKQLGKDFPDDPKEQLFEAIKAVFRSWDNPRANIYRMDHDIPYSWGTAVNVQMMAFGNMGDNCGTGVAFTRNPATGEKGLMGEFLTNAQGEDVVAGVRTPMPIEKMKEIFPKVYEQFQQVCKTLENHYRDMQDMEFTVENEKLYMLQTRNGKRTAAAAIKIACDLIDEKMITEKEALMQIDAKSLDMLLHPQFDPKALKDADKNNVVGKGIAASPGAAAGTIVFTAEDAVVEGKKGNKVILVRLETSPEDIEGMKYAQGILTVRGGQTSHAAVVARGMGTCCVSGCGDIKMDEENKQFTLAGKVYKEGDALSLDGSTGNIYNIMIPTVPADPNSGYFGRIMALADKYKALGVRTNADTPADAKQAAAFGAQGIGLCRTEHMFFDPLRIGAFREMICADTVEEREAALAKIEPMQQADFEGLMEALEGQPVTIRFLDPPLHEFVPTDEADIEALAKAQGKTVNQIKQIISDLHEFNPMMGHRGCRLTVTYPEIAVMQTKAVIKAAIAVQKRHAKWKVVPEIMIPLTGEVKEMAFVKKVVVKTADEIIKASGVNLKYEVGTMIEIPRAALTADEIAKEAEFFCFGTNDLTQMTFGFSRDDAGKFLPSYYSNKIYEFDPFAKLDTTGVGKLMEMAVTLGKKERKTLHCGICGEHGGDPSSIEFCHQIGLNYVSCSPYRVPIARLAAAQANIKNPRK, from the coding sequence ATGGCAAAGAAATACTGCTATCTCTTCACCGAAGGCAACGCCGGAATGCGCGAGCTTTTGGGCGGTAAGGGCGCTAACCTTGCGGAAATGACCAACATCGGTCTTCCCGTACCTCAGGGCTTCACCATCTCCACCGAAGCCTGCACGCAATACTACGAGGACGGTCGCAAGATTAACGACGGTATTCAAAAAGAAATAATGACCTACATCGACAAGATGGAGAAGATCTGCGGCAAGAAGTTCGGCGACAAAGAGAACCCGCTTCTCGTTTCCGTTCGTTCGGGCGCTCGCGCTTCCATGCCGGGCATGATGGACACCATCCTCAACCTCGGTCTTAACGAAACGGTCGTCAACACCATTGCCACCAAATCGGGCAACCCCCGCTGGGCATGGGACTGCTACCGCCGCTTCATCCAAATGTTCTCCGACGTCGTTATGGAAGTGGGCAAGAAATATTTCGAAAAGCTCATCGACGAGATGAAAGAGAAGAAGGGCGTAACTCAGGACGTAGACCTTAACGCCGACGACCTTAAAGCGCTCGCTATGCAGTTCAAAGCCGAGTACAAGAAACAGCTCGGCAAGGACTTCCCCGACGATCCGAAGGAACAGCTTTTCGAAGCTATCAAAGCCGTTTTCCGTTCGTGGGACAACCCCCGCGCGAACATCTACCGCATGGACCACGACATTCCGTATTCGTGGGGCACGGCTGTCAACGTTCAGATGATGGCGTTCGGCAACATGGGCGACAACTGCGGCACGGGCGTTGCTTTCACGCGTAACCCCGCTACGGGCGAGAAAGGCCTTATGGGCGAGTTCCTTACCAACGCTCAGGGCGAGGACGTCGTTGCGGGCGTTCGCACTCCCATGCCCATCGAAAAGATGAAGGAGATATTCCCCAAGGTATACGAGCAGTTCCAGCAGGTCTGCAAGACTCTCGAAAACCACTACCGCGATATGCAGGATATGGAGTTCACTGTCGAGAACGAAAAGCTCTATATGCTCCAAACCCGTAACGGCAAGCGCACCGCCGCCGCCGCTATCAAGATCGCCTGCGACCTCATCGACGAAAAGATGATAACCGAGAAAGAAGCGCTTATGCAGATCGACGCCAAGTCGCTCGATATGCTTCTTCACCCGCAGTTCGACCCGAAAGCCCTTAAAGACGCCGACAAGAACAATGTCGTAGGCAAGGGCATTGCCGCTTCCCCCGGCGCCGCCGCAGGCACGATCGTATTCACCGCCGAGGACGCCGTTGTGGAAGGCAAGAAAGGCAACAAGGTCATACTCGTCCGTTTGGAAACCAGCCCCGAGGATATCGAGGGCATGAAGTACGCGCAGGGTATTCTTACCGTTCGCGGCGGACAGACCTCGCACGCTGCGGTCGTTGCGCGCGGCATGGGTACCTGCTGCGTATCCGGCTGCGGTGATATCAAGATGGACGAGGAGAACAAGCAGTTCACTCTTGCCGGCAAGGTTTATAAGGAAGGCGACGCGCTGTCGCTCGACGGCTCGACCGGTAACATCTATAACATCATGATCCCCACCGTTCCCGCCGATCCCAACTCGGGCTACTTCGGCAGGATCATGGCTCTTGCGGATAAGTATAAGGCTCTCGGCGTTCGCACCAACGCGGATACGCCCGCAGACGCTAAGCAAGCCGCCGCGTTCGGCGCGCAGGGTATCGGTCTTTGCCGTACCGAGCATATGTTCTTCGATCCTCTGCGTATCGGCGCGTTCCGCGAAATGATCTGCGCCGACACCGTAGAGGAGCGCGAAGCCGCTCTTGCCAAGATCGAGCCCATGCAGCAAGCCGACTTCGAAGGGCTTATGGAAGCTCTCGAAGGTCAGCCTGTTACCATTCGTTTCCTCGATCCGCCGCTCCACGAATTCGTTCCCACCGACGAAGCGGATATCGAAGCGCTCGCTAAGGCACAGGGCAAAACCGTTAACCAAATCAAACAGATAATAAGCGATCTCCACGAGTTCAACCCGATGATGGGTCACCGCGGCTGCCGCTTGACCGTAACGTATCCCGAAATAGCCGTTATGCAGACCAAAGCGGTCATCAAAGCGGCTATCGCGGTCCAGAAACGCCACGCTAAGTGGAAGGTCGTTCCCGAAATCATGATCCCGCTTACCGGCGAAGTCAAGGAAATGGCGTTCGTTAAGAAGGTTGTCGTTAAGACCGCCGACGAGATCATCAAGGCTTCGGGCGTCAACCTCAAATACGAGGTCGGCACCATGATCGAGATCCCGAGAGCGGCGCTTACCGCCGACGAGATCGCCAAGGAAGCCGAGTTCTTCTGCTTCGGCACGAACGACTTGACCCAAATGACGTTCGGTTTCAGCCGCGACGACGCGGGCAAGTTCCTCCCCAGCTATTACAGTAACAAGATTTACGAGTTCGATCCGTTCGCTAAGCTCGACACGACGGGCGTAGGCAAGCTCATGGAAATGGCTGTCACCCTCGGCAAGAAAGAGCGTAAGACCCTTCACTGCGGTATCTGCGGCGAACACGGCGGCGATCCCTCGTCCATCGAGTTCTGCCACCAGATCGGCTTGAACTACGTATCCTGCTCGCCGTACCGCGTTCCGATCGCCAGATTGGCTGCCGCGCAGGCGAATATCAAAAACCCGAGAAAATAA